A single Pseudomonas sp. DC1.2 DNA region contains:
- the minC gene encoding septum site-determining protein MinC: protein MSQTEPLDQDPVFQLKGSMLAITVLELSRNDLENLDRQLAAKVAQAPNFFSNAPLVLALDKLPASEGAVDLPALMRVCRQHGLRTLAIRASRIEDIAAAIAVDLPVLPPSGARERPLDPREGTVTKKPEKPPEPTIKPTKVITSPVRGGQQIYAQGGDLVVISSVSPGAELLADGNIHVYGPMRGRALAGVKGDTKARIFCQQMSAELISIAGQYKVSEDLRRDPLWGSGVQVSLSGDVLNIIRL, encoded by the coding sequence ATGAGCCAAACCGAACCGCTAGACCAAGATCCCGTGTTCCAGTTAAAGGGCAGCATGCTCGCCATTACGGTTCTGGAACTGTCCCGTAACGACCTCGAGAACCTTGATCGGCAATTGGCCGCCAAGGTCGCTCAGGCACCCAATTTTTTCAGCAATGCCCCCCTGGTACTGGCGCTGGACAAACTCCCGGCCAGCGAGGGCGCAGTGGACTTGCCTGCACTGATGCGCGTGTGCCGCCAGCATGGCCTGCGCACCCTGGCGATCCGTGCCAGCCGCATCGAAGACATCGCCGCCGCCATCGCAGTGGACTTGCCGGTGTTGCCGCCCTCAGGGGCACGAGAGCGTCCGCTGGATCCGCGTGAAGGCACGGTGACGAAAAAGCCGGAAAAGCCGCCAGAACCCACCATCAAACCGACGAAGGTGATTACCTCGCCCGTGCGGGGTGGCCAACAGATATATGCCCAAGGTGGCGATTTGGTGGTGATTTCCTCAGTCAGTCCGGGGGCGGAACTTCTTGCCGATGGCAATATCCATGTATACGGCCCGATGCGCGGTCGTGCGCTGGCCGGGGTCAAAGGCGACACCAAAGCACGAATTTTCTGTCAGCAAATGAGCGCTGAACTAATCTCCATCGCCGGGCAATACAAGGTTTCCGAGGATTTACGTCGCGATCCGCTGTGGGGTTCGGGCGTACAGGTCAGCCTGTCGGGCGACGTGTTGAACATCATTCGGCTTTAA
- a CDS encoding patatin-like phospholipase family protein, with protein MSPTEPVTGLILSGGGARAAYQVGVLAAIAELLPPGADNPFPVIVGTSAGAINAVSLASGAMDFRGAIERLTAFWQGFRSHLVLRSDWPGVIRQASRFVSHSLLGLGAQVPVALLNSSPLRDLLTDKLQMNGIAEAIARKQLHAVAVTAFGYESGQAVTFYQGGGTIDAWLRHRRVGVPTRLTVEHLLASSAIPLLFAPVKIGEEFFGDGAVRQSAPISPALHLGASRVLVVGVSGNPRGVDPDQPLQRIYTGQQPTLAQIGGHMLNSTFIDSLEGDIELLQRLNQFSHLMPNGTPLHALGVAPVEVLVISPSQPIDEIAARHRQELPAALRLFLRGPGATKTSGAGVLSYLLFESGYCSELIDLGRRDALAKREELCRFLGLAEPAVPA; from the coding sequence ATGAGCCCGACTGAACCGGTAACTGGGTTGATTCTTTCCGGCGGTGGGGCTCGGGCGGCGTATCAGGTAGGCGTGCTGGCGGCGATTGCCGAACTGCTGCCACCGGGCGCGGACAACCCGTTTCCGGTGATTGTTGGCACGTCGGCCGGGGCAATCAACGCGGTCAGCCTGGCCAGCGGGGCGATGGATTTTCGTGGCGCTATCGAGCGTCTGACAGCCTTCTGGCAAGGGTTTCGCAGTCATCTGGTGCTGCGCAGCGATTGGCCCGGAGTGATCCGCCAGGCCAGTCGCTTTGTCAGCCACAGCTTGCTGGGGCTCGGGGCGCAAGTTCCGGTGGCCTTGCTCAACAGTTCGCCGCTGCGCGATTTACTCACTGACAAACTGCAAATGAACGGAATTGCCGAGGCGATTGCGCGCAAGCAGTTGCACGCGGTAGCGGTCACCGCGTTTGGTTATGAATCTGGTCAGGCGGTTACCTTCTATCAGGGCGGCGGCACGATTGACGCCTGGCTGCGGCATCGGCGCGTCGGCGTGCCCACGCGGTTGACTGTCGAGCATTTATTGGCCAGCTCGGCGATTCCTCTGCTGTTTGCCCCGGTGAAAATCGGTGAGGAGTTTTTCGGCGATGGAGCGGTGCGCCAGTCGGCGCCGATCAGCCCGGCCCTGCACCTGGGCGCGAGCCGGGTGCTGGTGGTGGGCGTCAGCGGCAACCCTCGCGGTGTTGACCCCGATCAACCGTTGCAGCGCATCTATACCGGACAGCAGCCGACCCTGGCGCAAATCGGCGGACACATGCTCAACAGCACCTTCATTGATAGCCTGGAAGGTGATATCGAATTGTTGCAGCGCCTGAATCAGTTCAGTCACTTGATGCCCAACGGCACGCCGCTGCACGCGCTAGGTGTGGCGCCGGTAGAGGTGTTGGTCATCTCGCCGAGCCAGCCGATCGATGAGATTGCTGCACGACATCGACAGGAACTCCCGGCAGCTTTGCGTCTGTTTTTGCGGGGTCCGGGCGCGACGAAGACCAGTGGGGCTGGGGTGTTGAGTTATCTGCTGTTCGAGTCGGGGTATTGCAGTGAATTGATTGATTTGGGGCGCAGGGATGCGTTGGCCAAGCGCGAAGAGTTGTGCCGATTTCTAGGGTTGGCGGAGCCAGCGGTGCCTGCCTGA
- a CDS encoding M18 family aminopeptidase, which produces MREELNQGLIDFLKASPTPFHATASLVQRLEAAGFARLDEREPWTIETNGRYYVTRNDSSIVAFKMGRHSPLHGGIRMVGAHTDSPCLRVKPQPELQRQGFWQLGVEVYGGALLAPWFDRDLSLAGRVTFRRDGKVESQLIDFKAPIATIPNLAIHLNREANQGWAINAQTELPPILAQFAGDERVDFRAVLTDQLAREHGLNADVVLDYELSFYDTQSAAVIGLNGDFIAGARLDNLLSCYAGLQALLSAETDETCVLVANDHEEVGSCSACGADGPMLEQTLRRLLPDGDEFVRTIQKSLLVSADNAHGVHPNYAEKHDANHGPKLNAGPVIKVNSNQRYATNSETAGFFRHLCMAEEVPVQSFVVRSDMGCGSTIGPITASHLGVRTVDIGLPTFAMHSIRELCGSHDLAHLVKVLSAFYACHELP; this is translated from the coding sequence ATGCGCGAAGAGTTGAACCAAGGCCTGATCGACTTCCTCAAGGCCTCCCCTACCCCCTTTCATGCCACCGCCAGTCTTGTTCAGCGTCTGGAAGCGGCGGGTTTTGCGCGCCTTGACGAGCGCGAGCCGTGGACCATCGAAACTAACGGTCGTTATTACGTCACCCGTAACGACTCCTCTATTGTTGCCTTCAAGATGGGTCGTCACTCGCCACTGCACGGCGGTATTCGTATGGTCGGCGCCCATACCGACAGCCCATGCCTGCGGGTCAAGCCGCAGCCAGAGCTACAACGCCAGGGCTTCTGGCAACTGGGCGTCGAAGTCTATGGCGGTGCCCTGCTGGCTCCGTGGTTCGACCGCGACCTGTCCCTAGCGGGCCGCGTGACCTTCCGCCGTGACGGTAAGGTCGAGAGCCAGTTGATCGATTTCAAGGCACCGATTGCCACGATCCCGAACCTGGCCATCCACCTCAACCGTGAAGCTAATCAGGGCTGGGCGATCAATGCGCAGACCGAACTGCCGCCTATCCTCGCGCAATTTGCCGGTGACGAGCGTGTGGATTTTCGCGCGGTACTCACTGATCAACTGGCTCGCGAACACGGGCTCAACGCCGATGTTGTACTCGACTACGAGTTGAGTTTCTACGACACCCAAAGCGCTGCGGTGATCGGCCTGAATGGCGACTTCATTGCGGGCGCACGCCTCGACAACCTGCTGTCGTGCTACGCCGGGCTGCAAGCGCTGCTGAGCGCCGAAACCGATGAAACCTGCGTGCTGGTGGCCAACGACCACGAAGAAGTCGGTTCATGCTCGGCCTGCGGCGCTGACGGCCCGATGCTCGAGCAGACCTTGCGTCGCCTGCTGCCCGACGGTGATGAGTTCGTAAGGACCATTCAAAAATCGCTGCTGGTGTCGGCCGACAACGCCCACGGTGTTCATCCCAACTATGCCGAAAAGCACGACGCTAACCACGGCCCAAAACTCAATGCCGGACCGGTAATCAAGGTCAACAGCAACCAGCGCTACGCCACCAACAGCGAAACCGCGGGCTTTTTCCGTCATCTGTGCATGGCCGAAGAAGTGCCGGTACAGAGTTTCGTGGTACGCAGTGACATGGGCTGTGGTTCGACCATCGGCCCGATCACCGCCAGCCACTTGGGCGTTCGCACCGTTGACATCGGCCTGCCGACGTTTGCCATGCATTCGATCCGTGAACTGTGTGGCAGCCACGACCTGGCGCACCTGGTCAAGGTACTGAGCGCGTTCTACGCCTGTCACGAATTGCCATGA
- a CDS encoding lipid A biosynthesis lauroyl acyltransferase, whose translation MDRPRFRTAFLAPRFWPLCCGLGLLWLIVQLPYPALLCIGRALGAVMYRVAGDRRRIARRNLELCFPEKTAAERKRLLKENFASTGIAFFEMAMSWWWSRKRLAKLAHVEGLEHLKKAQREGNGVILMALHFTTLEIGAALLGQQHTIDGMYREHKNPLFDFIQRSGRERHNLDSLAVERDDVRGMLKLLRAGRAIWYAPDQDYGAKQSIFVPLFGIQAATVPATSKFARLGRALVVPFTQERLADGSGYRLVIHAPLENFPGESDEADCIRINQWVEGALRECPEQYLWAHRRFKSRPPGEPKLYAKRR comes from the coding sequence ATGGATCGCCCGCGATTTCGTACTGCCTTTCTTGCTCCGCGTTTCTGGCCTCTGTGCTGTGGCTTGGGGCTGTTGTGGCTGATTGTCCAGTTGCCGTATCCGGCATTGCTGTGTATCGGCCGTGCCTTGGGCGCCGTGATGTATCGAGTGGCCGGCGACCGACGGCGTATCGCCAGGCGCAATCTTGAGTTGTGTTTCCCTGAAAAAACCGCTGCTGAGCGTAAGCGTCTGCTCAAGGAAAACTTTGCCTCCACCGGTATCGCTTTCTTCGAAATGGCCATGAGCTGGTGGTGGTCGCGCAAGCGTCTGGCGAAACTGGCCCATGTTGAAGGCCTGGAACATTTGAAGAAGGCCCAGCGCGAGGGCAACGGCGTGATTCTGATGGCGCTGCATTTCACCACCCTGGAAATCGGCGCGGCGCTGCTCGGTCAGCAACACACCATCGATGGCATGTACCGCGAACACAAAAACCCGCTGTTTGATTTCATCCAGCGCAGTGGCCGCGAGCGGCACAATCTCGACTCGCTGGCGGTAGAGCGCGACGACGTGCGGGGCATGCTCAAGCTGCTGCGGGCCGGCCGGGCGATCTGGTATGCGCCGGATCAGGACTATGGCGCCAAGCAAAGTATTTTCGTCCCACTCTTCGGCATTCAGGCCGCCACCGTGCCGGCCACCAGCAAGTTTGCGCGGTTGGGCAGGGCACTGGTGGTGCCGTTTACCCAGGAGCGTCTGGCGGACGGCAGCGGTTATCGCTTGGTGATTCATGCACCGCTGGAAAACTTTCCTGGCGAGTCCGACGAGGCTGATTGTATTCGCATCAATCAGTGGGTCGAAGGTGCCTTGCGCGAGTGCCCGGAGCAATACCTCTGGGCCCATCGCCGCTTCAAAAGCCGTCCGCCGGGCGAGCCAAAGCTGTACGCCAAACGCCGTTGA
- a CDS encoding RluA family pseudouridine synthase: protein MPLSNIHIIHQDAAVLVVNKPTLLLSVPGRADDNKDCLITRLQENGYPEARIVHRLDWETSGIILLARDPDTHRELSRQFHDRETEKAYTALCWGQPELDSGSIDLPLRYDPPTKPRHVVDHEFGKNALTFWRVLERCGDWCRVELTPITGRSHQLRVHMLSIGHPLLGDGLYAHEQALAAWPRLCLHASMLSFTQPQTGERMRFECPAPF, encoded by the coding sequence ATGCCGCTGTCCAACATCCATATCATCCATCAGGACGCCGCCGTACTGGTGGTGAATAAACCGACCCTGTTGCTCTCCGTCCCTGGCCGGGCCGATGACAACAAGGACTGCCTGATTACCCGTCTGCAAGAAAACGGCTACCCCGAAGCGCGAATCGTTCATCGGCTGGATTGGGAAACCTCGGGCATCATTCTGCTGGCCCGTGACCCGGACACTCATCGCGAACTGTCTCGGCAGTTTCACGACCGTGAAACGGAAAAGGCCTACACCGCGCTGTGCTGGGGCCAACCGGAACTGGACAGCGGCAGCATCGACCTTCCTTTGCGCTATGACCCACCGACCAAGCCTCGCCATGTGGTGGATCACGAATTCGGCAAAAACGCGCTGACCTTCTGGCGTGTGCTGGAGCGATGTGGCGACTGGTGCCGAGTAGAGCTGACGCCAATCACCGGACGGTCTCACCAGTTGCGCGTTCACATGCTCTCCATCGGCCATCCCCTATTGGGTGACGGGCTCTACGCTCACGAACAAGCCTTGGCCGCATGGCCCCGACTGTGCCTGCACGCCAGCATGCTCAGCTTCACCCAGCCTCAAACCGGTGAACGCATGCGCTTTGAGTGCCCGGCACCGTTCTGA
- the minE gene encoding cell division topological specificity factor MinE → MNLFDFFRASKKVSTASVAKERLQIIVAHERGQRSTPDYLPALQKELVEVIRKYVNIGSDDVHVALENQGSCSILELNITLPDR, encoded by the coding sequence ATGAATCTTTTTGACTTCTTTCGTGCCAGCAAAAAGGTCAGCACCGCGTCGGTAGCGAAAGAGCGTCTACAGATCATCGTGGCGCATGAACGCGGCCAGCGCAGTACGCCGGATTACCTGCCAGCCTTGCAGAAGGAACTGGTAGAAGTGATCCGCAAGTACGTCAATATCGGGTCCGATGACGTGCATGTCGCTCTGGAAAACCAGGGTAGCTGCTCGATTCTGGAACTCAATATCACCCTGCCAGATCGCTGA
- the minD gene encoding septum site-determining protein MinD: MAKILVVTSGKGGVGKTTTSAAIGTGLALRGHKTVIVDFDVGLRNLDLIMGCERRVVYDFVNVVNGEANLQQALIKDKRLENLYVLAASQTRDKDALTVEGVEKVLMALKEEFEFVVCDSPAGIEKGAHLAMYFADEAIVVTNPEVSSVRDSDRMLGLLASKSRRAENGEDPIKEHLLLTRYNPERVSNGEMLGVEDVKDILAVTLLGVIPESQAVLKASNQGVPVILDDQSDAGQAYSDAVDRLLGKTVEHRFLDVTKKGFFERLFGGR; this comes from the coding sequence TTGGCCAAGATTCTCGTGGTTACATCCGGCAAGGGTGGTGTGGGTAAGACCACCACCAGCGCCGCTATCGGTACAGGTCTCGCTCTGCGCGGCCACAAAACAGTAATCGTCGACTTCGACGTCGGCTTGCGTAACCTCGATCTGATCATGGGTTGCGAGCGCCGCGTGGTGTACGACTTCGTCAACGTGGTCAACGGCGAAGCCAACCTGCAGCAAGCCCTGATCAAAGACAAACGTCTTGAAAACCTTTACGTCCTGGCTGCCAGTCAGACCCGCGATAAAGATGCGTTGACCGTCGAGGGCGTTGAAAAAGTCCTGATGGCGCTCAAAGAAGAATTCGAATTTGTGGTTTGCGATTCGCCGGCTGGCATCGAGAAAGGTGCTCACCTGGCCATGTACTTCGCTGATGAAGCGATTGTCGTGACCAACCCGGAAGTGTCTTCGGTACGTGACTCCGACCGCATGCTGGGCCTGTTGGCCAGCAAGTCGCGCCGCGCCGAAAACGGCGAAGACCCGATCAAGGAACACCTGCTACTGACCCGCTACAACCCTGAGCGCGTCAGCAATGGCGAGATGCTTGGCGTTGAAGACGTCAAGGACATCCTGGCGGTGACCTTGCTGGGTGTGATCCCGGAATCGCAAGCGGTACTCAAAGCCTCCAACCAGGGTGTGCCAGTAATTCTCGACGACCAGAGCGACGCCGGTCAGGCGTACAGCGATGCAGTCGATCGCCTGCTGGGCAAAACCGTGGAGCATCGTTTCCTCGATGTAACGAAGAAGGGCTTCTTCGAGCGCCTGTTTGGAGGTAGATAA
- a CDS encoding nucleobase:cation symporter-2 family protein, producing MSELSEARIPDAPAIQRLPLLQLILVGLQHVLLMYGGAVAVPLIIGQAAGLSREEIAFLINADLLVAGIATIVQSLGIGPMGIRMPVMMGASFAAVGSMVAMAGMPGIGLQGIFGATIAAGFFGMLIAPFMSNVVRFFPPLVTGTVITSIGLSLFPVAVNWAGGGAGATQFGSPIYLAIAALVLATILLIHRFMRGFWVNISVLIGMCLGYILCGVIGMVDLSGMAQAPWVQIVTPLHFGMPTFELAPILSMCLVVVIIFVESTGMFLALGKITGQEVCPRMLRRGLLCDAGASFFAGFFNTFTHSSFAQNIGLVQMTGVRCRSVTIVAGGLLVVLSLLPKAALLVASIPPAVLGGAAIAMFGMVAATGIKILQEADIGDRRNQLLVAVSIGMGLIQVVRPEFFAHLPLWMSPITHSGIAMATLSALSLNLLFNILGGKERAASNDCHARTH from the coding sequence ATGTCCGAGCTATCCGAAGCGCGCATCCCCGACGCACCCGCCATTCAGCGCTTGCCCCTTTTGCAACTGATTCTGGTCGGTTTGCAACACGTTCTGCTGATGTACGGCGGCGCCGTTGCAGTGCCGCTGATCATCGGACAGGCCGCCGGTCTGAGCCGTGAAGAAATCGCCTTCCTGATCAACGCCGACCTGCTGGTCGCCGGTATCGCCACCATCGTTCAGTCGCTTGGGATCGGCCCAATGGGCATTCGCATGCCGGTGATGATGGGCGCCAGTTTCGCGGCAGTTGGCAGCATGGTCGCCATGGCCGGCATGCCCGGTATCGGCCTGCAAGGTATCTTCGGCGCGACCATTGCCGCCGGTTTTTTCGGCATGCTCATCGCGCCGTTCATGTCCAACGTCGTGCGGTTCTTCCCGCCGCTGGTGACCGGAACCGTCATCACCTCGATCGGTTTGTCGCTGTTCCCCGTCGCCGTGAACTGGGCTGGCGGCGGTGCTGGCGCGACTCAATTCGGTTCGCCGATTTACCTGGCCATCGCCGCCCTGGTACTGGCGACCATTCTGTTGATCCACCGCTTTATGCGCGGTTTCTGGGTCAACATTTCCGTGTTGATCGGCATGTGCCTGGGTTACATACTCTGCGGCGTGATCGGCATGGTCGACCTCAGCGGCATGGCTCAAGCACCGTGGGTGCAGATCGTCACCCCGCTGCATTTCGGCATGCCGACGTTCGAACTCGCACCGATCCTGTCGATGTGCCTGGTGGTGGTGATTATCTTCGTCGAGTCCACCGGGATGTTCCTTGCGCTGGGCAAGATTACCGGCCAGGAAGTTTGCCCACGGATGCTGCGTCGCGGTTTGCTCTGCGATGCCGGCGCGTCGTTTTTCGCTGGGTTCTTCAACACCTTCACCCACTCTTCTTTCGCCCAGAACATTGGCCTGGTGCAGATGACCGGCGTGCGCTGCCGGTCGGTGACCATCGTCGCTGGTGGCCTGTTGGTGGTACTCAGCCTGCTGCCGAAGGCGGCGCTCCTGGTAGCGTCTATTCCACCGGCAGTGCTCGGTGGTGCGGCCATTGCGATGTTCGGCATGGTCGCGGCCACAGGCATCAAGATCCTCCAGGAAGCCGACATCGGTGACCGCCGCAACCAGTTGCTGGTGGCCGTGAGCATCGGCATGGGACTGATTCAGGTGGTGCGTCCAGAGTTCTTTGCGCACCTGCCACTCTGGATGAGCCCGATTACCCACAGCGGCATCGCGATGGCGACCTTGAGCGCGCTGTCGTTGAACCTGTTGTTCAACATCCTCGGCGGTAAAGAGCGCGCGGCCAGCAACGACTGCCACGCGCGCACGCACTGA
- a CDS encoding mechanosensitive ion channel family protein — protein sequence MFARLFALPCLLLVCLMTLLPVAPAQAVGLPGLLNSSTKAQPEAQVPLGQSLDDVIKSLENDQQRSKLLADLKKLRDVTKKAQPATEEGVLSLIGGTLASFEKQFSGADSPLTRWSEEFGLAEGELSELMLPANEWLPIIFAFAMILMVWSLLAAALIWLGHTVRMRFGLTEELPQHPKALDMLRFALRKLGPWLIALVITVYMSYALPSSLGKDLAMVLAYALVVGTCFSAICVIAFSVLDGPHRHRALYILRHQAFRPLWLIGSFAAFGEALSDPRLVTSLGSHLAHTAATCANVLAALSTGLFILRFRRPIAHLIRNQPLSRRLTRRALSDTIDILGTFWFLPALVLVGISLFATFVSAGDTSTALRQSLICTVLLVLCMVINGLVRRHSLKPQRTVKRHALYSDRLKSFCYTLAHLVVWLVFIELGLRVWGMSLIAFTEGDGHEISVKLFSLAGTLIFAWLIWILSDTAVHHALTRSRKGLANARAQTMMPLIRNVLFVAIFIIALIVALANMGMNVTPLLAGAGVIGLAIGFGAQSLVADLITGLFIIIEDSLAIDDYVDVGGHLGTVEGLTIRTVRLRDIDGIVHTIPFSEIKSIKNYSREFGYAIFRVAVPYNMEIDDAIKLMREVGQKMRTDPLQRRNIWSPLEIQGVESFESGSAILRARFKTAPIKQWEVSRAFNLSLKRHLDEAGLDLATPRMSIQVVTAGGGQEKSE from the coding sequence GTGTTCGCTCGTCTTTTCGCCCTGCCGTGTTTGCTCCTTGTCTGCCTCATGACGCTACTGCCGGTGGCGCCTGCACAGGCGGTCGGTTTACCGGGGCTGCTCAACAGCTCAACGAAAGCCCAGCCCGAGGCGCAGGTGCCATTGGGGCAATCCCTGGACGACGTCATCAAATCCCTCGAAAACGATCAGCAACGTAGCAAGCTGCTCGCGGACCTGAAAAAACTCCGCGACGTCACCAAAAAGGCCCAGCCAGCCACTGAAGAAGGCGTACTGAGTCTGATCGGTGGCACGCTGGCCAGTTTTGAAAAACAGTTTTCCGGCGCCGACAGTCCGCTGACACGCTGGTCCGAAGAGTTCGGCTTGGCCGAAGGGGAACTGTCGGAATTGATGTTGCCGGCCAATGAGTGGCTGCCGATCATCTTTGCCTTCGCCATGATCCTGATGGTTTGGAGCCTGCTGGCTGCGGCTCTGATTTGGCTCGGCCACACAGTACGCATGCGCTTCGGCCTGACCGAAGAACTGCCGCAACACCCCAAAGCCCTGGACATGCTGCGCTTTGCCTTGCGCAAACTCGGACCGTGGCTGATCGCCTTGGTGATCACGGTCTATATGAGCTACGCCCTGCCTTCGTCCCTGGGCAAGGATCTGGCAATGGTCCTGGCTTATGCACTGGTAGTGGGGACGTGCTTTTCGGCGATCTGCGTCATTGCCTTTTCGGTGCTCGATGGGCCGCACCGCCACCGCGCCTTGTACATCCTGCGGCATCAGGCGTTTCGCCCGTTATGGCTGATCGGTAGTTTTGCCGCTTTCGGTGAAGCCCTGAGCGACCCACGCCTGGTGACCAGCCTCGGCAGTCACTTGGCCCACACGGCGGCGACGTGTGCCAATGTCCTCGCGGCGCTATCGACCGGCTTGTTTATCCTGCGCTTTCGCCGCCCCATCGCACACCTGATCCGCAACCAACCACTGTCACGACGCCTGACCCGCCGAGCCTTGAGCGACACCATCGACATCCTCGGCACCTTCTGGTTTCTGCCAGCCTTGGTGCTGGTGGGCATCTCGCTGTTCGCCACGTTCGTTTCGGCGGGCGACACCAGCACAGCACTGCGCCAGTCGCTGATCTGCACCGTGCTGCTGGTGTTGTGCATGGTCATCAACGGGCTGGTACGCCGGCATTCACTCAAACCGCAACGAACGGTAAAGCGCCACGCACTGTATTCCGACCGACTCAAAAGCTTTTGCTACACCCTTGCCCACCTGGTGGTGTGGCTGGTGTTCATCGAACTCGGCTTGCGGGTCTGGGGCATGTCGCTTATCGCGTTCACCGAAGGCGACGGTCATGAAATCAGCGTCAAACTGTTCAGCCTCGCCGGCACGCTGATTTTCGCCTGGCTGATCTGGATCCTCAGCGACACCGCCGTGCATCACGCCCTGACGCGCTCGCGCAAGGGCCTGGCCAACGCCAGGGCGCAAACCATGATGCCGTTGATCCGTAACGTGCTGTTCGTGGCCATTTTCATTATTGCGCTGATCGTCGCGCTGGCGAACATGGGCATGAACGTCACGCCTCTGCTGGCCGGTGCCGGTGTGATTGGCCTGGCCATCGGTTTCGGTGCCCAGTCATTGGTCGCGGATTTGATCACCGGGCTGTTCATCATCATCGAAGACTCACTGGCCATCGATGACTACGTAGATGTCGGCGGCCACTTGGGCACGGTCGAAGGCCTGACCATCCGCACCGTGCGCCTGCGGGACATCGACGGCATCGTGCATACCATTCCGTTCAGCGAAATCAAAAGCATCAAGAACTACTCACGAGAGTTCGGCTACGCAATCTTTCGAGTCGCCGTGCCTTACAACATGGAAATCGACGACGCGATCAAACTGATGCGCGAAGTCGGTCAGAAAATGCGCACCGATCCGCTGCAACGCCGCAATATCTGGTCGCCACTGGAGATTCAGGGTGTAGAAAGTTTCGAGTCCGGCAGTGCGATTCTTCGCGCCCGCTTCAAGACCGCTCCGATCAAGCAGTGGGAAGTTTCCAGGGCATTCAACCTGTCACTGAAACGACACCTGGATGAAGCCGGACTTGATTTGGCGACACCGCGCATGAGCATTCAGGTGGTCACGGCGGGCGGCGGGCAGGAAAAGTCAGAGTGA
- a CDS encoding outer membrane protein OmpK — MKRICTSLMLAGSLLAGGQVMADDLLQWQNNSLTYLYGKGFKVNPAIQQTVTFEHADAWKYGDNFLFVDKIFYNGKNDSNSGPNSTYGEFSPRISLGKVLDKKIEFGPIKDVLLAMTYEFGEGDVESYLIGPGFDLAIPGFDYFQLNFYQRHPDGDRPGNNIWQITPVWSYTIPVGDSNVLIDGYMDWVVDNDKNARGEYHANLHFNPQVKYDLGKALNFGAKQLYVGVEYDYWKDKYGIDDTQAFTTNQNVTSLLVKFHF; from the coding sequence ATGAAACGTATATGCACCAGCCTCATGCTCGCGGGATCCTTGCTGGCCGGGGGCCAAGTCATGGCCGACGACTTGTTGCAATGGCAGAACAACAGCCTGACCTACTTGTATGGCAAAGGCTTCAAGGTCAACCCGGCCATTCAGCAAACCGTTACCTTCGAGCACGCCGACGCCTGGAAATATGGGGATAACTTCCTGTTCGTCGACAAGATTTTCTACAACGGCAAAAACGACTCCAACTCCGGACCCAACTCCACCTACGGCGAGTTCAGCCCGCGCATTTCGCTGGGCAAGGTCCTGGACAAAAAAATCGAATTCGGTCCGATCAAAGACGTGCTGCTGGCCATGACTTACGAGTTTGGTGAGGGCGATGTCGAGTCTTACCTGATCGGCCCTGGCTTCGACCTCGCGATTCCAGGGTTCGACTACTTCCAGCTGAACTTCTACCAGCGTCACCCCGATGGCGATCGTCCAGGCAACAATATCTGGCAGATCACTCCGGTCTGGTCCTACACCATCCCGGTCGGCGACTCGAACGTCCTGATCGATGGCTACATGGACTGGGTGGTCGATAACGACAAAAACGCCCGAGGCGAATACCACGCCAACTTGCACTTCAACCCACAAGTTAAATACGACTTGGGCAAAGCGTTGAATTTCGGGGCCAAGCAGTTGTACGTCGGTGTCGAGTATGACTACTGGAAGGACAAGTACGGGATCGACGATACCCAGGCGTTTACCACCAATCAGAACGTGACGAGCTTGCTGGTGAAGTTCCACTTCTGA